A genome region from Thermoanaerobacterium xylanolyticum LX-11 includes the following:
- a CDS encoding PD-(D/E)XK nuclease family protein has translation MKEIFFGPFCNNIRDTLIGKSMEAIRNGKRILYILPSREAMFDVRDKFIKLNGGIVDTDILVFEDLSMLLCGDFIKDYTVISTYEIKEILRNILRKSHYNGYYRNVKDKAGFLKSVLSFIKTAKRNMLNPTDIKKIANGLEKDVLREKLNNLAEIYIDYEEYKNKNGLIDVDDISVKAFQYANSSNYFSRIGIVVIDGFINLDGVNMQLLRKMALNGDYDIYVNIPFKNEYNEIFIKNGIVKDLLEIGFRLNEMMEESIDGSNAEKVSKYLYSGKEIIKSVDGTLMILNSPSIEHEVREAARIIKKKIVFEKVKPENIAVFVKNIDDYRESIIDIFDEMGIPLRFNDGKKLISMMIAGDIYSLITYKINHDFKSFDSIMKSKYLMPNEIIDVYNKASKLIDVSHSNYEEEFLSALNDDEFERLKKYINMLVDFKEKQYKDTSEFLDSILNVIEMLKIDSNIMSLYESGIIDGRNFVYSLKALEAMKQILKNVMELKRLYGETSSDDIETIQEDLLDMMVNCDIMIKNLDIEGVKVVNPDLARGQKYDAVFILGANEGDFPTTSSINPIFDLQDEAYLGNSHLYVFSRNFEIEREKIRFNSCIASSLGDVYISYRTTDEEGNKMIKSPFVYEIESLFDEISLGKIVASIVYMKDRFTYNLNNLSSEDEIMYFLANSKCDDVDLNILSGRENLTKTYQHIKYLSSLERKRMTSNEINEYTGKIHREENLKILDEIHLSASSLNSYVACPFRFFVETLLDIKVSDESIEFKKNMGSTYHEILMKYYSENKDLYDVNEERLKDVIDKICENLDGIKNDIILEKFKKEMYDTIFKLIVDDISNRLNYYKKTGAELIPLMLEKKFEIDSHYGGYRFYGKIDRIDLERSIDGNLTGKYLIYDYKLGAVGGLRQCIDGLDFQLPTYYMAAEEILINEFGIKNPSCLGLLYYSVENIKRNGIMLDEYKKYLFKGNAGPRDVLSKSSFDVIMDWIEKKGIENVGKMMTGSFNLPEECPYDDSNIRCPYVSICRYDKRESKRGVNGV, from the coding sequence TTGAAGGAGATATTTTTTGGGCCTTTTTGCAACAATATTAGAGATACGCTTATTGGAAAGTCTATGGAAGCTATAAGAAATGGGAAAAGGATTTTATACATATTGCCTTCCCGTGAGGCTATGTTTGATGTAAGAGATAAGTTTATTAAATTAAATGGTGGTATTGTTGATACGGATATATTAGTGTTTGAAGATCTATCGATGCTTTTGTGCGGTGATTTTATAAAAGATTACACGGTAATATCGACTTATGAGATAAAAGAAATTTTAAGAAATATCTTACGGAAATCTCATTACAATGGTTATTATAGAAATGTGAAAGACAAAGCAGGATTCTTAAAATCTGTTTTAAGTTTCATAAAGACAGCGAAGAGAAACATGTTAAATCCTACTGATATCAAAAAAATCGCAAATGGCTTAGAAAAAGATGTGTTAAGAGAAAAGCTGAATAATTTAGCGGAAATTTACATTGATTATGAGGAGTACAAGAATAAAAATGGATTGATTGATGTAGACGATATTTCAGTTAAAGCCTTTCAATATGCAAATAGTTCAAATTATTTCAGTAGAATAGGAATTGTCGTAATAGACGGCTTTATAAATTTAGACGGTGTAAATATGCAATTATTGAGGAAGATGGCCTTAAATGGCGATTATGATATTTACGTGAATATTCCATTTAAAAATGAGTACAATGAAATCTTCATAAAAAACGGCATCGTGAAAGATTTATTGGAGATTGGATTTAGGCTAAATGAAATGATGGAAGAAAGTATAGATGGCAGCAATGCTGAGAAAGTTTCTAAATATTTGTATTCAGGGAAAGAGATTATTAAAAGCGTAGACGGCACTCTTATGATCCTGAATAGTCCTTCCATAGAGCATGAAGTAAGAGAAGCTGCAAGGATAATAAAGAAGAAGATAGTATTTGAGAAAGTAAAACCTGAAAATATTGCTGTATTTGTGAAAAATATTGATGACTACAGAGAAAGCATAATTGATATTTTTGACGAGATGGGCATTCCTTTAAGGTTTAATGATGGCAAGAAATTAATATCAATGATGATTGCCGGTGATATTTACAGTTTGATCACATATAAGATAAATCATGATTTTAAAAGCTTTGACAGCATAATGAAATCAAAGTATCTGATGCCTAATGAAATAATTGACGTATACAATAAAGCATCAAAACTGATAGATGTATCTCATAGCAATTATGAAGAAGAATTTTTATCTGCATTAAACGACGACGAGTTTGAAAGATTAAAAAAATACATCAATATGCTTGTAGATTTCAAGGAAAAGCAGTATAAAGATACAAGTGAATTTCTGGATAGTATTTTAAATGTCATTGAGATGCTTAAAATCGATTCAAACATAATGTCGTTGTACGAATCAGGCATTATAGATGGAAGGAATTTTGTATACAGTTTAAAAGCGTTAGAAGCGATGAAACAAATTTTAAAGAATGTTATGGAATTAAAAAGGCTGTATGGTGAAACTTCTTCTGATGACATTGAGACTATTCAAGAGGACTTATTAGACATGATGGTAAACTGCGATATAATGATTAAAAATCTTGACATTGAAGGTGTTAAGGTGGTAAATCCGGATTTGGCAAGAGGTCAGAAATACGATGCAGTGTTTATCCTTGGTGCAAATGAGGGGGATTTTCCAACTACATCTTCTATCAATCCGATTTTTGATTTGCAGGATGAAGCTTATTTGGGAAATAGCCATCTCTATGTTTTTAGCCGAAACTTCGAAATAGAAAGGGAGAAAATAAGATTTAATTCCTGCATCGCTTCTTCTTTAGGTGATGTTTATATATCGTACAGAACGACAGATGAAGAAGGCAATAAAATGATTAAATCACCATTTGTATATGAGATTGAAAGTCTTTTTGATGAAATATCATTAGGAAAAATAGTTGCTTCTATTGTTTACATGAAAGATAGATTTACCTATAATCTAAATAATTTATCCAGCGAAGATGAAATAATGTATTTTTTGGCAAATTCGAAATGCGATGATGTTGACTTGAACATTTTGTCAGGCAGGGAAAACCTTACAAAAACGTACCAGCATATTAAATATTTATCATCATTAGAGAGAAAAAGAATGACAAGCAATGAAATAAATGAGTACACAGGGAAAATACATAGAGAGGAAAATTTAAAGATACTTGATGAAATTCACTTAAGCGCGTCAAGCTTAAACAGTTATGTTGCTTGTCCTTTTAGGTTTTTTGTGGAGACGCTTTTGGATATCAAAGTTTCAGATGAGTCAATTGAATTCAAGAAAAACATGGGCTCTACATACCATGAGATTTTGATGAAATATTACAGTGAAAATAAAGATCTCTACGATGTGAATGAAGAAAGGCTTAAAGATGTGATTGATAAAATCTGTGAGAATTTAGATGGAATTAAGAATGATATTATACTTGAAAAGTTTAAAAAAGAGATGTATGACACTATATTTAAGCTTATAGTAGATGATATATCAAATAGGCTTAATTATTACAAGAAGACTGGTGCTGAGCTTATTCCTTTAATGCTTGAAAAGAAATTCGAGATAGACAGTCATTACGGTGGTTACAGGTTCTACGGCAAGATAGATAGAATCGATTTAGAGCGAAGCATAGATGGTAATTTGACGGGGAAATACCTTATATACGATTATAAGTTAGGGGCAGTAGGAGGGCTAAGGCAGTGCATAGATGGTTTGGATTTTCAATTGCCTACGTATTACATGGCTGCAGAAGAAATTCTAATAAATGAGTTTGGCATCAAAAATCCATCCTGTTTAGGATTGCTGTACTACAGCGTAGAAAATATCAAAAGAAATGGGATTATGCTTGATGAATACAAGAAATATCTTTTTAAGGGAAATGCAGGCCCGAGAGATGTATTAAGCAAAAGTAGCTTTGATGTAATAATGGATTGGATCGAAAAAAAGGGAATTGAAAATGTAGGCAAAATGATGACAGGTTCTTTTAATCTGCCTGAAGAATGTCCATACGATGATTCTAATATAAGATGTCCTTATGTATCAATATGCAGGTATGATAAACGTGAAAGTAAAAGAGGTGTAAATGGTGTGTAG
- a CDS encoding UvrD-helicase domain-containing protein: MVCSVLIEEDLSQEQSRALDIGKNVALKAGAGSGKTRVLTKRYIKLLNDVTDIKIDNIVAITFTRKAAAEMKERIRKEIESLCKSDKDGKKWTVFRDSLIFANIDTIHGFCEKMIRDNFVETSVDPTFSIMDEAEVSTAVKKMVEIVTGEVINDEKNKYMLATALKKYPSKIFTGKMFQSEVISLYFRMKEAGLSVEDIKLSYESDESTKAMENLALIILEKIEENYKAFKSSKNLLDFNDLETIALKLLSNDIIRNDYFERYRYILVDEFQDTNRLQKEIILKLTEKDGKIPDGKLFIVGDIKQSIYGFRGTDFRIFDEFCRKIEADGKVLNLSNCYRSTKNIISTINDVFKNLIEPYEELKYQSFADEGPKVELITYKKDDIVNEKNERYKKIKQLLKDDDNKGKLNELLMEDGALANSRKDFQGKIIAGRILKLVGEGFEYKDIAVLLRSRSSLKSIEGALADCGIPYCIIGGIGFWDKREIIDIISVYKLAFDTSDEIALLTALRSPIFGFSDDDLFAFMNIYNGQCIDDPLEALKNFSPKCGDDKWVIKRACNILDKISKMRGVYNPYEIFKMILKITEYKKLLISLPNGYQKFRNVEKLESIIKSFEEKRILDSKDLIEYLDALKESSSLDSEAFLDTEESNAVKIMTIHSSKGLEFDAVIIPDMDKATDGISVRKAPLFMLSEEGYIFCIGVNDDGDLDKSENSLYKEEYDRYLEKENMESRRLFYVASTRAKKFLAFIGQMKDNIDDIDEDSKLNSFMKQLLFAIKDGCSNIDYIDGTCLQSYAKNKLDYVKELNEDADKIKFGGLIDKMPLNVKGNVSVTAYIDYLTCPMFYYYKYIVSLTDEYVELDGNSDDIYSESDDKISALERGTIVHKILETLDDDDYIDVSNLNDEIIKRYIDNYYMLRDKHRKKISGRLLKRLKEYKFRAPIDDNINLNGVIDRIDIYENDGNIESYIFDYKTNKIDSDDDLEKIARHYTPQIHVYSHVLRRLKTISGFSPTLKGAFLYFLDVGKYVEVDISDLYIMETLEKILKATPFLLGAKGIEEYVSRKREYCSMCLYNKICR, translated from the coding sequence ATGGTGTGTAGTGTGTTGATTGAAGAAGATCTAAGCCAAGAGCAATCACGAGCTCTTGATATAGGTAAAAACGTAGCATTAAAAGCCGGTGCTGGTTCTGGCAAGACGAGAGTATTGACTAAAAGGTACATAAAGCTTTTGAATGATGTGACTGATATCAAGATTGACAATATCGTCGCAATAACATTTACTCGGAAAGCTGCTGCTGAAATGAAAGAAAGGATAAGAAAAGAAATAGAATCACTGTGCAAATCAGATAAGGATGGCAAAAAATGGACTGTATTTAGAGATTCACTGATATTTGCCAACATCGATACTATTCACGGTTTTTGCGAGAAAATGATAAGAGATAATTTTGTCGAAACCTCAGTCGATCCTACGTTTTCTATTATGGATGAGGCGGAGGTTAGCACAGCAGTTAAAAAGATGGTGGAAATTGTGACAGGTGAAGTGATAAACGATGAAAAAAATAAATATATGTTAGCAACTGCATTAAAAAAATATCCTTCAAAGATATTTACGGGAAAAATGTTTCAATCTGAGGTAATAAGCTTATATTTCCGCATGAAAGAAGCTGGACTATCAGTTGAAGACATAAAATTGTCTTATGAAAGCGATGAATCAACAAAGGCCATGGAAAATTTGGCGCTTATAATCTTAGAGAAAATAGAGGAAAATTATAAGGCATTCAAGTCAAGCAAGAATTTGCTTGACTTTAACGACTTAGAGACGATTGCGCTAAAACTTCTTTCTAACGATATCATAAGAAACGATTATTTTGAAAGGTACAGATATATTCTCGTAGATGAGTTTCAAGATACGAATCGCCTTCAAAAAGAGATTATTTTAAAGCTTACTGAGAAAGATGGTAAGATTCCAGATGGCAAATTGTTTATTGTAGGAGATATAAAACAGTCAATATACGGTTTTAGAGGGACGGATTTTAGGATATTTGATGAGTTTTGCAGAAAAATAGAAGCAGATGGAAAAGTGCTTAATTTAAGCAATTGCTACAGAAGCACAAAAAACATCATATCAACAATCAATGACGTCTTTAAAAATTTGATAGAGCCTTACGAAGAATTGAAGTATCAAAGCTTTGCTGACGAAGGCCCTAAAGTAGAACTCATTACTTACAAAAAAGATGATATAGTTAATGAAAAGAATGAAAGATATAAAAAGATAAAACAACTTTTGAAAGACGATGACAATAAAGGAAAGCTTAATGAGTTGCTGATGGAAGACGGAGCTTTGGCTAATTCAAGAAAGGATTTTCAGGGCAAGATTATAGCAGGTAGGATTTTAAAGCTTGTAGGCGAAGGATTTGAATATAAGGATATTGCTGTACTTTTAAGAAGCAGGTCAAGTCTTAAAAGCATTGAAGGTGCACTTGCGGATTGCGGCATACCGTATTGCATCATAGGTGGGATTGGATTTTGGGATAAAAGGGAGATAATTGACATCATTTCGGTTTACAAATTGGCTTTTGACACATCGGATGAAATTGCGCTTCTTACAGCTTTAAGATCGCCTATTTTTGGATTTAGCGATGATGATTTATTTGCGTTCATGAATATATACAATGGCCAATGCATAGATGATCCGCTGGAAGCTTTAAAAAATTTTTCTCCGAAGTGCGGTGACGATAAATGGGTCATAAAAAGAGCTTGCAACATTTTGGATAAGATTTCGAAGATGAGGGGTGTATACAACCCATACGAAATATTCAAGATGATTTTAAAAATCACAGAGTATAAAAAACTTTTGATTTCATTGCCAAATGGGTATCAAAAATTCAGAAATGTTGAGAAGTTAGAGAGTATAATCAAAAGCTTTGAAGAGAAACGCATACTCGATTCAAAAGATTTGATTGAGTATTTAGATGCTTTGAAAGAGTCATCAAGTCTTGACTCTGAAGCCTTTTTGGATACTGAAGAAAGCAATGCCGTTAAGATTATGACTATTCATTCATCAAAAGGTCTGGAGTTTGATGCTGTAATAATACCTGACATGGATAAAGCTACTGATGGCATATCGGTGAGAAAGGCTCCTTTATTTATGCTAAGCGAAGAAGGTTACATTTTTTGTATAGGCGTCAATGATGATGGAGATTTGGATAAATCGGAAAACAGCTTATACAAAGAGGAATATGACAGGTATCTTGAAAAGGAAAATATGGAGAGCAGGAGACTTTTTTATGTAGCTTCTACAAGGGCAAAGAAGTTTTTAGCGTTTATAGGGCAAATGAAAGATAATATAGACGACATTGACGAAGATAGCAAGCTTAACTCATTTATGAAACAGTTGCTATTTGCTATTAAAGATGGCTGTTCTAACATAGACTACATTGATGGCACTTGTTTACAATCATATGCAAAGAACAAACTTGATTATGTAAAAGAATTAAATGAAGATGCAGATAAAATAAAGTTTGGTGGGTTGATAGATAAAATGCCTCTTAACGTTAAAGGCAACGTTTCTGTAACTGCATATATTGATTATCTGACGTGTCCTATGTTCTACTATTACAAATATATTGTATCGCTTACTGACGAGTATGTTGAATTAGATGGAAACAGTGATGATATTTACTCAGAAAGCGATGACAAAATAAGTGCTTTAGAAAGAGGGACGATTGTTCATAAAATACTTGAAACTTTAGATGATGATGACTATATTGATGTAAGTAATTTAAATGATGAAATCATCAAAAGGTATATTGACAATTACTACATGCTTAGAGATAAACATAGAAAGAAGATAAGTGGCAGATTATTAAAAAGATTGAAGGAATACAAATTTAGGGCGCCTATAGATGACAACATAAATTTAAACGGAGTAATTGATAGAATTGATATATACGAAAATGATGGAAATATTGAATCGTACATTTTTGACTATAAGACAAACAAAATAGATAGCGATGATGATTTGGAGAAAATAGCAAGACATTACACACCACAGATTCATGTTTATTCGCATGTTTTAAGGCGTTTAAAAACTATAAGTGGTTTTTCTCCAACTTTGAAAGGTGCTTTTTTGTACTTTTTAGATGTAGGCAAATACGTTGAAGTTGACATTTCTGATCTTTATATCATGGAAACATTAGAGAAAATCCTTAAGGCTACACCATTTTTATTAGGTGCTAAAGGGATTGAAGAATATGTCAGCCGAAAAAGGGAATATTGCAGTATGTGTTTATACAACAAAATTTGCAGATAG
- a CDS encoding aminopeptidase gives MTDPRLKKLANLLVNYSTKVKRGDFVLVQAGDIAIPWISEVVREAVKAGAHVETLVDIPDVSEIILKNSTDEQLLMEKYIQRIALEKADVWLTAWANKNTKANSNVDPAKLKLATKGASSWRKVYSERMGNGSLRWCGTQYPTQADAQEAEMSLSEYEDFVYGAGLLDSDDPISLWQKIRMEQDIWIDYLNKKSELHIVSEGTDIYVNTSGRKWINCSGTENFPDGEIFTSPVENKINGHITFSFPGIYMGKSIEVIYLEVENGLVIKATAEKGEDLLHALMDTDEGAKHFGEVAIGTNYGIQKFTRNMLFDEKIGGTVHMALGDSMPEAGGKNRSAIHWDMLCDMRQGGEIYADGELFYKDGHFIKSVL, from the coding sequence ATGACAGACCCAAGGCTAAAAAAGCTTGCAAATCTATTGGTGAATTACTCTACAAAAGTCAAAAGAGGAGATTTTGTATTGGTTCAAGCAGGAGATATTGCTATACCATGGATAAGCGAAGTAGTTAGGGAGGCAGTTAAGGCAGGGGCCCATGTTGAGACATTGGTTGACATTCCTGATGTGTCAGAGATTATTTTAAAAAACTCTACCGATGAGCAACTTCTTATGGAAAAATATATTCAGAGAATTGCTCTTGAAAAAGCCGATGTGTGGCTTACTGCGTGGGCTAACAAAAACACAAAAGCTAATTCGAATGTAGATCCAGCTAAGCTTAAGTTGGCGACAAAAGGAGCGTCTTCATGGAGGAAAGTTTACTCTGAAAGAATGGGCAATGGTTCTTTAAGGTGGTGCGGTACACAATATCCTACACAGGCAGATGCACAAGAAGCTGAAATGAGCCTAAGTGAGTATGAGGACTTTGTCTATGGCGCAGGTTTATTAGACAGCGATGATCCTATATCATTATGGCAAAAAATACGCATGGAGCAAGATATATGGATTGATTATCTAAATAAAAAGTCAGAATTGCATATAGTATCAGAGGGAACTGACATATACGTCAATACGTCAGGTAGGAAGTGGATAAACTGCAGTGGTACAGAGAATTTTCCTGATGGAGAAATTTTTACATCACCTGTTGAAAACAAAATCAATGGTCACATCACTTTCAGCTTCCCAGGAATATACATGGGTAAAAGCATAGAAGTTATATACCTGGAAGTGGAGAATGGACTTGTCATAAAAGCTACGGCAGAAAAAGGTGAAGATTTATTGCACGCTTTGATGGACACAGATGAAGGTGCAAAACATTTTGGAGAAGTAGCCATAGGCACCAATTACGGCATACAAAAATTTACAAGGAATATGCTTTTTGATGAGAAAATAGGAGGCACAGTGCATATGGCGTTAGGTGATTCTATGCCTGAAGCAGGTGGGAAAAATCGTTCTGCTATCCATTGGGATATGCTTTGCGACATGAGGCAAGGTGGGGAAATATACGCAGACGGTGAACTTTTCTATAAAGATGGCCATTTTATTAAAAGTGTTTTGTAA
- a CDS encoding YgiT-type zinc finger protein: MLNRCFCGGDVKIEMAEYVLMKGKKTVVYKNVPTYVCQKCGAKYYDTEVLDKLLKKEERKSLFGLIKA, encoded by the coding sequence ATGCTAAATCGATGCTTCTGTGGGGGAGACGTAAAGATAGAGATGGCAGAATATGTGTTGATGAAGGGGAAAAAGACGGTAGTTTATAAAAATGTTCCAACTTACGTTTGTCAAAAATGCGGTGCTAAATATTATGACACAGAAGTATTGGATAAATTACTGAAAAAAGAAGAAAGAAAGTCTCTTTTTGGCTTGATTAAAGCGTGA
- a CDS encoding RluA family pseudouridine synthase — MKIVVNKEDAYLTLKEFLLNKGFSPTLIRKYKNRGKMLVNGEISIVNRIVFEGDTVELLLDDENTSVSPEKMDLHICYEDEDILVVNKDAGIVVHPTAGHPDGTLVNGVAWYYEKNNIKAPIRPVNRLDRDTSGLIIFAKNPFMQNYLQIVCPMKKLYIAIVEGDMDGRGTIDLPIKRKPGSTIERMVDDEGDTAVTDFYVLKRSEKLSLVKLELKTGRTHQIRVHLSHIGHPIIGDTLYGSDTSYIKRQALHAYRLTFRQPFIGKCISLYSPIPDDMKAVLKNAF; from the coding sequence ATGAAAATAGTCGTTAATAAAGAAGATGCTTATTTGACATTGAAAGAGTTTTTACTAAATAAAGGTTTTTCTCCAACTCTAATAAGAAAGTACAAAAATCGTGGTAAGATGCTTGTAAATGGAGAAATTTCAATAGTTAACAGGATTGTCTTTGAAGGAGACACTGTGGAACTTTTGCTAGATGATGAAAACACATCAGTAAGTCCTGAAAAAATGGATTTACATATATGCTATGAGGATGAAGACATTTTGGTTGTCAATAAAGATGCTGGTATAGTTGTCCACCCTACAGCCGGGCATCCTGATGGTACACTTGTAAATGGTGTTGCTTGGTATTACGAAAAAAATAACATTAAGGCGCCAATAAGGCCTGTCAATAGGCTAGACAGAGATACATCTGGCTTAATCATTTTTGCAAAAAATCCTTTTATGCAAAATTATCTTCAAATTGTCTGCCCTATGAAAAAATTATACATTGCAATAGTCGAAGGAGATATGGATGGCAGAGGAACGATAGATTTGCCTATAAAAAGAAAACCAGGCAGCACCATTGAGCGAATGGTAGATGATGAAGGAGATACGGCAGTGACAGATTTTTATGTACTAAAAAGAAGCGAAAAGTTAAGCCTTGTAAAGTTAGAATTAAAGACAGGCAGGACGCATCAAATAAGAGTTCATTTAAGCCATATAGGACATCCCATAATTGGCGATACGTTATATGGTTCGGATACCTCTTATATAAAAAGGCAGGCACTTCACGCTTATAGACTTACATTTAGGCAGCCTTTTATTGGAAAGTGCATCTCTCTCTATTCGCCAATTCCGGATGATATGAAGGCTGTTTTAAAGAATGCCTTCTAA
- a CDS encoding radical SAM protein, whose product MISQVCNICPRNCNVDRSAKVGFCGMSSEIHVAKAYLHEWEEPCISGSRGSGTVFFTGCNLRCVFCQNYKISQGNFGVSVSPEKLADIFMNLEKAGAHNINLVSPTIYVPKIKESIIIARNNGLSIPIVYNSNAYENVESLKTLEGLIDIYLPDLKYYSDESALKYSKAPHYFEYATKAILEMYRQVGNPVFDNDGIMKKGIIIRHLILPGKLDETKKILKWIKDNLSNEVYVSLMGQYTPYYNANKYQELNKRISNREYEEAIEYFFEIGLENGFVQDDESASESFIPDFDLEGIL is encoded by the coding sequence ATGATATCACAAGTATGCAATATATGTCCAAGAAATTGTAATGTTGATCGCAGTGCAAAAGTAGGCTTTTGCGGCATGTCAAGTGAAATACATGTGGCAAAAGCATATCTTCATGAATGGGAAGAGCCTTGCATAAGCGGCAGCAGAGGGTCTGGAACAGTATTTTTCACAGGCTGCAATTTAAGATGTGTATTTTGCCAAAACTACAAAATCAGCCAAGGGAATTTTGGAGTAAGTGTTTCACCAGAAAAGCTTGCAGATATTTTTATGAATTTAGAAAAAGCAGGTGCTCACAACATCAATCTTGTGTCTCCTACAATATATGTTCCAAAAATAAAAGAGTCTATTATTATAGCTAGAAATAATGGACTTAGCATACCTATAGTTTACAACTCAAATGCGTATGAAAATGTAGAATCTCTAAAGACTTTAGAAGGGCTCATAGATATATACTTGCCTGATCTAAAATATTACAGTGATGAATCTGCTTTAAAATACTCTAAAGCACCACATTATTTTGAGTACGCTACAAAGGCGATTTTAGAAATGTATCGTCAGGTAGGTAACCCTGTCTTTGATAACGACGGCATAATGAAAAAGGGAATAATTATACGCCATTTAATATTGCCAGGGAAATTAGATGAGACAAAAAAGATACTGAAATGGATAAAGGATAATCTATCTAACGAAGTGTATGTAAGCCTTATGGGACAATATACACCGTATTACAACGCAAATAAATACCAAGAATTAAATAAAAGGATAAGCAATAGAGAATATGAAGAAGCTATAGAATATTTCTTTGAAATAGGTCTGGAAAACGGGTTTGTCCAGGATGATGAAAGTGCATCAGAAAGCTTTATTCCTGATTTTGACTTAGAAGGCATTCTTTAA
- a CDS encoding YCF48-related protein yields the protein MKRFLAHLLILALFLTGCGIGGKQNTTISSNTTMSKSFSKANESDIMWKWSFKNNHKTLENLQIFKSTDRGNSWTEINLPINVFPKDAYSDVYVENVVPYFLDSNNGWISWINNSDTTLYVIKTTDGGKTWNKLSYKLPQLSQSISKIQFVTQNTGWLLVVSDSAVEQQIKYLLKTNDGGKTWQKVNVTSSDPYSGLPIVGTSTDMIFYGTDNGWIGVSNPISADVILYKTVDGGNTWSKVSVPTPQGYEKYCILSASVPIFKDDKNGTLNIDFYRTNDGKSENHTVTYVTNDGGNTWSTNIYAYDENKHIFVN from the coding sequence ATGAAAAGATTTTTAGCTCACCTTTTAATTTTAGCTTTATTTTTAACTGGGTGTGGAATTGGTGGAAAACAGAATACTACAATTAGCTCAAATACTACAATGTCTAAGAGCTTTTCAAAGGCAAATGAATCTGATATTATGTGGAAATGGTCTTTTAAAAACAATCATAAAACATTAGAGAATCTACAGATTTTCAAGTCAACAGATAGAGGTAATTCATGGACTGAAATAAATTTACCTATAAACGTTTTTCCAAAAGATGCATATAGTGACGTTTATGTAGAAAATGTTGTCCCATATTTTTTGGACTCTAATAATGGTTGGATTTCATGGATAAATAATAGTGATACTACATTGTATGTGATTAAGACAACAGACGGAGGCAAAACGTGGAACAAACTAAGTTATAAACTGCCGCAGTTATCACAAAGCATTTCGAAAATCCAATTTGTAACGCAAAATACAGGATGGCTTTTGGTTGTATCTGATAGCGCAGTGGAACAGCAAATTAAGTATTTACTCAAAACAAATGATGGAGGTAAGACATGGCAAAAAGTCAATGTTACTTCATCAGATCCTTATTCTGGTTTACCAATTGTAGGAACATCAACTGATATGATATTTTATGGTACAGATAATGGATGGATAGGTGTATCAAATCCGATATCAGCAGATGTAATCTTGTATAAAACAGTTGATGGCGGCAATACGTGGAGTAAAGTTTCAGTTCCTACACCACAAGGCTATGAAAAGTATTGTATCTTGTCGGCTTCAGTACCTATATTTAAAGATGATAAAAATGGAACATTAAATATCGATTTTTATAGAACAAATGATGGCAAATCTGAAAATCATACTGTGACTTATGTGACAAATGATGGTGGGAACACTTGGTCAACAAATATATACGCGTATGATGAAAATAAGCATATATTTGTAAATTAA